A genome region from Meleagris gallopavo isolate NT-WF06-2002-E0010 breed Aviagen turkey brand Nicholas breeding stock chromosome 7, Turkey_5.1, whole genome shotgun sequence includes the following:
- the TRAK2 gene encoding trafficking kinesin-binding protein 2 isoform X4: MVRHLLAEKDRDLELAARIGQALLKRNHLLTEQNEALEEQLGQTLDQVNQLQHELSKKDDLLRIVSIASEESETDSSCSTPLRFNESFSVSQGLLQLDILQDKLRELEEENLALRSKACHLKTETITYEEKEQQLVNDCVRELRQTNAQISRITEELSEKSEELVRYQEEISSLLSQIVDLQHKLKEHVIEKEELKLHLQASKDAQRQLTAELHELQDRNAECLGMLHESQEEVKLLRSRASSVACLCHPQDSLAAEIEGTMRKELSQVDESLLSKQKSQQKRVFDTVRVANVTRGRSSSFPAPLPIPGSNRSSVVMTAKPFQSGIQMESHAQMIQRSSSEKNLKGRHKPGQPGTPGDNDLVTALHRLSLRHQNYLSEKQFFEEEWERKMHLLTKQKEGASGYSTPTESCFSLGTNSEFTDLSASSSNLRVLLPEKLQIVKPIEGSQTLFHWQQLARPNLGTILDPRPGVVTKGFTPLTDDSVHRISDLEEDDEEEGEGGITFQVQQSFLEKKSAEAKPVSGIFLSPITSVAVPLTALNPGKCLSSTNSTFTFTTCRILHPSDVTQVTPSSTSAPFSLGNNGKSFGNHVVSTPAISYRLSIGEFLTNRGDSTTTLSSTSSLAQLLQERGISAKVYDSPLLDKLPLLQPPRTVPVPSTPPNSPSRSPCPSPPPFESRVHHSENFLASRPAETFLQEMYGLKPSRNAPDVGQLKMNLVDRLKRLGIARVVKPPDTQDHKKNQGAEVSLRRPDSAVFLNSGSNLMAGLRRNQSLPAMIGALGAPVCTQSTKMDILKED; encoded by the exons ATGGTCAGACATCTGCTAGCTGAG AAAGATCGGGACCTGGAACTGGCAGCACGAATTGGACAAGCCCTGCTTAAGCGAAACCATCTGCTGACGGAACAGAATGAAGCACTAGAAGAACAGTTAGGACAAACTCTAGATCAA GTTAACCAGCTCCAGCATGAACTATCAAAGAAGGATGACCTGCTTCGTATTGTTTCAATTGCTTCTGAGGAAAGCGAAACAGATTCTAGCTGTTCCACACCACTTCGTTTCAATGAGTCTTTCAGTGTGTCACAAGGTCTCTTGCAGCTGGATATCTTGCAAGATAAACTCAGGGAGTTGGAGGAAGAGAACCTTGCTCTCCGATCGAAG gccTGCCATCTGAAGACAGAAACCATTACGTATGAAGAGAAGGAACAGCAGTTAGTCAATGACTGTGTCAGAGAGCTCC GGCAAACAAATGCTCAAATTTCCAGAATAACAGAGGAATTGTCAGAGAAGAGTGAGGAGCTGGTTCGCTACCAGGAAGAGATTTCATCCCTTTTGTCTCAGATTGTTGATCTTCAGCATAAACTCAAAGAA CATGTGATTGAGAAGGAAGAGCTGAAACTTCACTTACAAGCTTCCAAAGATGCTCAGAGACAACTGACAGCAGAG ttacATGAGTTGCAAGATCGGAATGCAGAGTGTTTGGGGATGCTGCATGAATCTCAAGAAGAAGTGAAGTTGCTGCGCAGCAGAGCCAGCTCCGTTGCTTGTCTCTGCCACCCTCAG gaTTCCCTTGCAGCAGAAATTGAAGGGACAATGCGGAAAGAATTGAGTCAGGTTGATGAATCTCTCCTATCCAAGCAAAA gagtCAACAGAAACGAGTATTTGACACTGTCAGGGTTGCTAATGTTACTCGTGGCcgctcttcttcttttcctgctccATTACCAATCCCTGGATCTAATAGGTCAAGTGTTGTTATGACAGCAAAGCCTTTTCAGTCTGGCATACAGATGGAAAGCCATGCACAGATGATCcagaggagcagctctgagAAGAATTTGAA GGGCAGACATAAGCCTGGCCAGCCAGGAACTCCTGGAGACAATGACTTAgtcacagctctgcacagactCTCTCTCCGTCACCAGAACTATCTGAGTGAAAAACAGTTCTTCGAGGAGGAGTGGGAGCGCAAAATGCATTTGCTGACTAAGCAGAAGGAAGGGGCTAGTGGTTATAGTACACCAAcagaaagttgtttttccttGGGTACAAACTCAGAATTCACCGATCTCTCTGCCAGCTCCAGTAACCTCCGTGTCCTTCTACCAGAAAAACTGCAAATTGTCAAGCCCATCGAAG GATCTCAGACCCTGTTTCACTGGCAGCAGCTTGCTCGACCCAACCTAGGCACCATTCTTGACCCAAGACCAGGTGTTGTTACAAAAGGTTTTACCCCTCTGACCGATGATTCTGTGCACCGCATCTCTGACTTGGAGGAGGATGAcgaagaagaaggagaaggaggtaTAACATTTCAAGTGCAACAATCCTTCCTGGAGAAGAAGTCTGCAGAGGCAAAACCAGTGTCAGGGATTTTCCTGTCACCTATCACTTCAGTAGCAGTACCACTCACTG CCTTGAATCCTGGCAAGTGTCTGTCTTCAACAAATTCCACATTTACTTTTACTACTTGTAGAATCCTTCACCCGTCTGATGTCACCCAAGTTACTCCCAG ttctaCATCTGCCCCATTTTCACTTGGAAATAATGGCAAGAGCTTTGGAAACCATGTAGTGAGCACTCCAGCCATCTCTTACAGGCTTAGTATTGGAGAATTTCTCACCAACAGAGGAGATTCAACTACTACCCTCAGCAGTACCAGCAGTCTGGCTCAACTCTTGCAAGAGCGTGGCATCTCTGCCAAGGTTTATGATAGTCCCCTATTAGATAAACTGCCTCTGCTACAGCCCCCTCGTACAGTCCCCGTTCCTTCTACTCCACCAAATTCTCCTTCACGTTCACCTTGTCCTTCCCCTCCACCATTTGAGTCTCGAGTGCATCACTCAGAAAATTTCCTGGCTTCAAGACCAGCGGAAACATTCTTGCAGGAAATGTATGGCCTAAAGCCCTCCCGTAACGCTCCAGATGTAGGCCAGCTAAAGATGAACCTGGTGGACAGGCTGAAGAGGCTGGGTATTGCCAGGGTTGTCAAGCCCCCTGATACACAGGACCACAAGAAGAATCAGGGGGCAGAGGTTAGCTTGCGGAGGCCAGACTcggctgtgtttttaaattcagGTAGCAACTTAATGGCAGGACTGAGAAGAAACCAGAGTCTTCCAGCCATGATTGGAGCATTAGGAGCCCCAGTCTGCACACAGTCAACAAAAATGGATATCCTAAAAGAGGACTGA
- the TRAK2 gene encoding trafficking kinesin-binding protein 2 isoform X3 — MALHNKNINQSEELFAAFTWQVLGTDNVEQKTYSDADMVRHLLAEKDRDLELAARIGQALLKRNHLLTEQNEALEEQLGQTLDQVNQLQHELSKKDDLLRIVSIASEESETDSSCSTPLRFNESFSVSQGLLQLDILQDKLRELEEENLALRSKACHLKTETITYEEKEQQLVNDCVRELRQTNAQISRITEELSEKSEELVRYQEEISSLLSQIVDLQHKLKEHVIEKEELKLHLQASKDAQRQLTAELHELQDRNAECLGMLHESQEEVKLLRSRASSVACLCHPQDSLAAEIEGTMRKELSQVDESLLSKQKSQQKRVFDTVRVANVTRGRSSSFPAPLPIPGSNRSSVVMTAKPFQSGIQMESHAQMIQRSSSEKNLKGRHKPGQPGTPGDNDLVTALHRLSLRHQNYLSEKQFFEEEWERKMHLLTKQKEGASGYSTPTESCFSLGTNSEFTDLSASSSNLRVLLPEKLQIVKPIEGSQTLFHWQQLARPNLGTILDPRPGVVTKGFTPLTDDSVHRISDLEEDDEEEGEGGITFQVQQSFLEKKSAEAKPVSGIFLSPITSVAVPLTALNPGKCLSSTNSTFTFTTCRILHPSDVTQVTPSSTSAPFSLGNNGKSFGNHVVSTPAISYRLSIGEFLTNRGDSTTTLSSTSSLAQLLQERGISAKVYDSPLLDKLPLLQPPRTVPVPSTPPNSPSRSPCPSPPPFESRVHHSENFLASRPAETFLQEMYGLKPSRNAPDVGQLKMNLVDRLKRLGIARVVKPPDTQDHKKNQGAEVSLRRPDSAVFLNSGSNLMAGLRRNQSLPAMIGALGAPVCTQSTKMDILKED, encoded by the exons ATGGCACTGCATAACAAGAATATTAACCAAAGTGAAGAGTTGTTTGCAGCCTTCACATGGCAAG TTCTAGGTACAGATAATGTGGAGCAGAAAACCTACAGTGATGCTGATATGGTCAGACATCTGCTAGCTGAG AAAGATCGGGACCTGGAACTGGCAGCACGAATTGGACAAGCCCTGCTTAAGCGAAACCATCTGCTGACGGAACAGAATGAAGCACTAGAAGAACAGTTAGGACAAACTCTAGATCAA GTTAACCAGCTCCAGCATGAACTATCAAAGAAGGATGACCTGCTTCGTATTGTTTCAATTGCTTCTGAGGAAAGCGAAACAGATTCTAGCTGTTCCACACCACTTCGTTTCAATGAGTCTTTCAGTGTGTCACAAGGTCTCTTGCAGCTGGATATCTTGCAAGATAAACTCAGGGAGTTGGAGGAAGAGAACCTTGCTCTCCGATCGAAG gccTGCCATCTGAAGACAGAAACCATTACGTATGAAGAGAAGGAACAGCAGTTAGTCAATGACTGTGTCAGAGAGCTCC GGCAAACAAATGCTCAAATTTCCAGAATAACAGAGGAATTGTCAGAGAAGAGTGAGGAGCTGGTTCGCTACCAGGAAGAGATTTCATCCCTTTTGTCTCAGATTGTTGATCTTCAGCATAAACTCAAAGAA CATGTGATTGAGAAGGAAGAGCTGAAACTTCACTTACAAGCTTCCAAAGATGCTCAGAGACAACTGACAGCAGAG ttacATGAGTTGCAAGATCGGAATGCAGAGTGTTTGGGGATGCTGCATGAATCTCAAGAAGAAGTGAAGTTGCTGCGCAGCAGAGCCAGCTCCGTTGCTTGTCTCTGCCACCCTCAG gaTTCCCTTGCAGCAGAAATTGAAGGGACAATGCGGAAAGAATTGAGTCAGGTTGATGAATCTCTCCTATCCAAGCAAAA gagtCAACAGAAACGAGTATTTGACACTGTCAGGGTTGCTAATGTTACTCGTGGCcgctcttcttcttttcctgctccATTACCAATCCCTGGATCTAATAGGTCAAGTGTTGTTATGACAGCAAAGCCTTTTCAGTCTGGCATACAGATGGAAAGCCATGCACAGATGATCcagaggagcagctctgagAAGAATTTGAA GGGCAGACATAAGCCTGGCCAGCCAGGAACTCCTGGAGACAATGACTTAgtcacagctctgcacagactCTCTCTCCGTCACCAGAACTATCTGAGTGAAAAACAGTTCTTCGAGGAGGAGTGGGAGCGCAAAATGCATTTGCTGACTAAGCAGAAGGAAGGGGCTAGTGGTTATAGTACACCAAcagaaagttgtttttccttGGGTACAAACTCAGAATTCACCGATCTCTCTGCCAGCTCCAGTAACCTCCGTGTCCTTCTACCAGAAAAACTGCAAATTGTCAAGCCCATCGAAG GATCTCAGACCCTGTTTCACTGGCAGCAGCTTGCTCGACCCAACCTAGGCACCATTCTTGACCCAAGACCAGGTGTTGTTACAAAAGGTTTTACCCCTCTGACCGATGATTCTGTGCACCGCATCTCTGACTTGGAGGAGGATGAcgaagaagaaggagaaggaggtaTAACATTTCAAGTGCAACAATCCTTCCTGGAGAAGAAGTCTGCAGAGGCAAAACCAGTGTCAGGGATTTTCCTGTCACCTATCACTTCAGTAGCAGTACCACTCACTG CCTTGAATCCTGGCAAGTGTCTGTCTTCAACAAATTCCACATTTACTTTTACTACTTGTAGAATCCTTCACCCGTCTGATGTCACCCAAGTTACTCCCAG ttctaCATCTGCCCCATTTTCACTTGGAAATAATGGCAAGAGCTTTGGAAACCATGTAGTGAGCACTCCAGCCATCTCTTACAGGCTTAGTATTGGAGAATTTCTCACCAACAGAGGAGATTCAACTACTACCCTCAGCAGTACCAGCAGTCTGGCTCAACTCTTGCAAGAGCGTGGCATCTCTGCCAAGGTTTATGATAGTCCCCTATTAGATAAACTGCCTCTGCTACAGCCCCCTCGTACAGTCCCCGTTCCTTCTACTCCACCAAATTCTCCTTCACGTTCACCTTGTCCTTCCCCTCCACCATTTGAGTCTCGAGTGCATCACTCAGAAAATTTCCTGGCTTCAAGACCAGCGGAAACATTCTTGCAGGAAATGTATGGCCTAAAGCCCTCCCGTAACGCTCCAGATGTAGGCCAGCTAAAGATGAACCTGGTGGACAGGCTGAAGAGGCTGGGTATTGCCAGGGTTGTCAAGCCCCCTGATACACAGGACCACAAGAAGAATCAGGGGGCAGAGGTTAGCTTGCGGAGGCCAGACTcggctgtgtttttaaattcagGTAGCAACTTAATGGCAGGACTGAGAAGAAACCAGAGTCTTCCAGCCATGATTGGAGCATTAGGAGCCCCAGTCTGCACACAGTCAACAAAAATGGATATCCTAAAAGAGGACTGA
- the TRAK2 gene encoding trafficking kinesin-binding protein 2 isoform X2: protein MNFDHRILESISDVCSTEDLPEVELVSMLEEQLPDYKLRVDSLYLYENQDWIQSPTHHGHLPEISSPVHDEETFRYVILGTDNVEQKTYSDADMVRHLLAEKDRDLELAARIGQALLKRNHLLTEQNEALEEQLGQTLDQVNQLQHELSKKDDLLRIVSIASEESETDSSCSTPLRFNESFSVSQGLLQLDILQDKLRELEEENLALRSKACHLKTETITYEEKEQQLVNDCVRELRQTNAQISRITEELSEKSEELVRYQEEISSLLSQIVDLQHKLKEHVIEKEELKLHLQASKDAQRQLTAELHELQDRNAECLGMLHESQEEVKLLRSRASSVACLCHPQDSLAAEIEGTMRKELSQVDESLLSKQKSQQKRVFDTVRVANVTRGRSSSFPAPLPIPGSNRSSVVMTAKPFQSGIQMESHAQMIQRSSSEKNLKGRHKPGQPGTPGDNDLVTALHRLSLRHQNYLSEKQFFEEEWERKMHLLTKQKEGASGYSTPTESCFSLGTNSEFTDLSASSSNLRVLLPEKLQIVKPIEGSQTLFHWQQLARPNLGTILDPRPGVVTKGFTPLTDDSVHRISDLEEDDEEEGEGGITFQVQQSFLEKKSAEAKPVSGIFLSPITSVAVPLTALNPGKCLSSTNSTFTFTTCRILHPSDVTQVTPSSTSAPFSLGNNGKSFGNHVVSTPAISYRLSIGEFLTNRGDSTTTLSSTSSLAQLLQERGISAKVYDSPLLDKLPLLQPPRTVPVPSTPPNSPSRSPCPSPPPFESRVHHSENFLASRPAETFLQEMYGLKPSRNAPDVGQLKMNLVDRLKRLGIARVVKPPDTQDHKKNQGAEVSLRRPDSAVFLNSGSNLMAGLRRNQSLPAMIGALGAPVCTQSTKMDILKED from the exons ATGAATTTTGATCACAGGATCTTGGAGAGCATCTCTG ATGTCTGCTCCACTGAGGACCTTCCTGAGGTAGAGTTGGTGAGCATGCTAGAGGAACAGTTGCCAGATTACAAATTACGAGTGGACTCTCTGTATCTTTATGAAAATCAAGACTGGATTCAGTCTCCTACCCACCATGGTCATCTTCCTGAAATCTCTTCTCCAGTTCATGATGAGGAGACCTTCCGTTACGTGA TTCTAGGTACAGATAATGTGGAGCAGAAAACCTACAGTGATGCTGATATGGTCAGACATCTGCTAGCTGAG AAAGATCGGGACCTGGAACTGGCAGCACGAATTGGACAAGCCCTGCTTAAGCGAAACCATCTGCTGACGGAACAGAATGAAGCACTAGAAGAACAGTTAGGACAAACTCTAGATCAA GTTAACCAGCTCCAGCATGAACTATCAAAGAAGGATGACCTGCTTCGTATTGTTTCAATTGCTTCTGAGGAAAGCGAAACAGATTCTAGCTGTTCCACACCACTTCGTTTCAATGAGTCTTTCAGTGTGTCACAAGGTCTCTTGCAGCTGGATATCTTGCAAGATAAACTCAGGGAGTTGGAGGAAGAGAACCTTGCTCTCCGATCGAAG gccTGCCATCTGAAGACAGAAACCATTACGTATGAAGAGAAGGAACAGCAGTTAGTCAATGACTGTGTCAGAGAGCTCC GGCAAACAAATGCTCAAATTTCCAGAATAACAGAGGAATTGTCAGAGAAGAGTGAGGAGCTGGTTCGCTACCAGGAAGAGATTTCATCCCTTTTGTCTCAGATTGTTGATCTTCAGCATAAACTCAAAGAA CATGTGATTGAGAAGGAAGAGCTGAAACTTCACTTACAAGCTTCCAAAGATGCTCAGAGACAACTGACAGCAGAG ttacATGAGTTGCAAGATCGGAATGCAGAGTGTTTGGGGATGCTGCATGAATCTCAAGAAGAAGTGAAGTTGCTGCGCAGCAGAGCCAGCTCCGTTGCTTGTCTCTGCCACCCTCAG gaTTCCCTTGCAGCAGAAATTGAAGGGACAATGCGGAAAGAATTGAGTCAGGTTGATGAATCTCTCCTATCCAAGCAAAA gagtCAACAGAAACGAGTATTTGACACTGTCAGGGTTGCTAATGTTACTCGTGGCcgctcttcttcttttcctgctccATTACCAATCCCTGGATCTAATAGGTCAAGTGTTGTTATGACAGCAAAGCCTTTTCAGTCTGGCATACAGATGGAAAGCCATGCACAGATGATCcagaggagcagctctgagAAGAATTTGAA GGGCAGACATAAGCCTGGCCAGCCAGGAACTCCTGGAGACAATGACTTAgtcacagctctgcacagactCTCTCTCCGTCACCAGAACTATCTGAGTGAAAAACAGTTCTTCGAGGAGGAGTGGGAGCGCAAAATGCATTTGCTGACTAAGCAGAAGGAAGGGGCTAGTGGTTATAGTACACCAAcagaaagttgtttttccttGGGTACAAACTCAGAATTCACCGATCTCTCTGCCAGCTCCAGTAACCTCCGTGTCCTTCTACCAGAAAAACTGCAAATTGTCAAGCCCATCGAAG GATCTCAGACCCTGTTTCACTGGCAGCAGCTTGCTCGACCCAACCTAGGCACCATTCTTGACCCAAGACCAGGTGTTGTTACAAAAGGTTTTACCCCTCTGACCGATGATTCTGTGCACCGCATCTCTGACTTGGAGGAGGATGAcgaagaagaaggagaaggaggtaTAACATTTCAAGTGCAACAATCCTTCCTGGAGAAGAAGTCTGCAGAGGCAAAACCAGTGTCAGGGATTTTCCTGTCACCTATCACTTCAGTAGCAGTACCACTCACTG CCTTGAATCCTGGCAAGTGTCTGTCTTCAACAAATTCCACATTTACTTTTACTACTTGTAGAATCCTTCACCCGTCTGATGTCACCCAAGTTACTCCCAG ttctaCATCTGCCCCATTTTCACTTGGAAATAATGGCAAGAGCTTTGGAAACCATGTAGTGAGCACTCCAGCCATCTCTTACAGGCTTAGTATTGGAGAATTTCTCACCAACAGAGGAGATTCAACTACTACCCTCAGCAGTACCAGCAGTCTGGCTCAACTCTTGCAAGAGCGTGGCATCTCTGCCAAGGTTTATGATAGTCCCCTATTAGATAAACTGCCTCTGCTACAGCCCCCTCGTACAGTCCCCGTTCCTTCTACTCCACCAAATTCTCCTTCACGTTCACCTTGTCCTTCCCCTCCACCATTTGAGTCTCGAGTGCATCACTCAGAAAATTTCCTGGCTTCAAGACCAGCGGAAACATTCTTGCAGGAAATGTATGGCCTAAAGCCCTCCCGTAACGCTCCAGATGTAGGCCAGCTAAAGATGAACCTGGTGGACAGGCTGAAGAGGCTGGGTATTGCCAGGGTTGTCAAGCCCCCTGATACACAGGACCACAAGAAGAATCAGGGGGCAGAGGTTAGCTTGCGGAGGCCAGACTcggctgtgtttttaaattcagGTAGCAACTTAATGGCAGGACTGAGAAGAAACCAGAGTCTTCCAGCCATGATTGGAGCATTAGGAGCCCCAGTCTGCACACAGTCAACAAAAATGGATATCCTAAAAGAGGACTGA
- the TRAK2 gene encoding trafficking kinesin-binding protein 2 isoform X1 — translation MNFDHRILESISDVCSTEDLPEVELVSMLEEQLPDYKLRVDSLYLYENQDWIQSPTHHGHLPEISSPVHDEETFRYVTLIELPPSSLSGSCKFSQVLGTDNVEQKTYSDADMVRHLLAEKDRDLELAARIGQALLKRNHLLTEQNEALEEQLGQTLDQVNQLQHELSKKDDLLRIVSIASEESETDSSCSTPLRFNESFSVSQGLLQLDILQDKLRELEEENLALRSKACHLKTETITYEEKEQQLVNDCVRELRQTNAQISRITEELSEKSEELVRYQEEISSLLSQIVDLQHKLKEHVIEKEELKLHLQASKDAQRQLTAELHELQDRNAECLGMLHESQEEVKLLRSRASSVACLCHPQDSLAAEIEGTMRKELSQVDESLLSKQKSQQKRVFDTVRVANVTRGRSSSFPAPLPIPGSNRSSVVMTAKPFQSGIQMESHAQMIQRSSSEKNLKGRHKPGQPGTPGDNDLVTALHRLSLRHQNYLSEKQFFEEEWERKMHLLTKQKEGASGYSTPTESCFSLGTNSEFTDLSASSSNLRVLLPEKLQIVKPIEGSQTLFHWQQLARPNLGTILDPRPGVVTKGFTPLTDDSVHRISDLEEDDEEEGEGGITFQVQQSFLEKKSAEAKPVSGIFLSPITSVAVPLTALNPGKCLSSTNSTFTFTTCRILHPSDVTQVTPSSTSAPFSLGNNGKSFGNHVVSTPAISYRLSIGEFLTNRGDSTTTLSSTSSLAQLLQERGISAKVYDSPLLDKLPLLQPPRTVPVPSTPPNSPSRSPCPSPPPFESRVHHSENFLASRPAETFLQEMYGLKPSRNAPDVGQLKMNLVDRLKRLGIARVVKPPDTQDHKKNQGAEVSLRRPDSAVFLNSGSNLMAGLRRNQSLPAMIGALGAPVCTQSTKMDILKED, via the exons ATGAATTTTGATCACAGGATCTTGGAGAGCATCTCTG ATGTCTGCTCCACTGAGGACCTTCCTGAGGTAGAGTTGGTGAGCATGCTAGAGGAACAGTTGCCAGATTACAAATTACGAGTGGACTCTCTGTATCTTTATGAAAATCAAGACTGGATTCAGTCTCCTACCCACCATGGTCATCTTCCTGAAATCTCTTCTCCAGTTCATGATGAGGAGACCTTCCGTTACGTGA CTCTTATTGaacttcctccctcctccttgTCTGGATCTTGCAAATTTTCACAAG TTCTAGGTACAGATAATGTGGAGCAGAAAACCTACAGTGATGCTGATATGGTCAGACATCTGCTAGCTGAG AAAGATCGGGACCTGGAACTGGCAGCACGAATTGGACAAGCCCTGCTTAAGCGAAACCATCTGCTGACGGAACAGAATGAAGCACTAGAAGAACAGTTAGGACAAACTCTAGATCAA GTTAACCAGCTCCAGCATGAACTATCAAAGAAGGATGACCTGCTTCGTATTGTTTCAATTGCTTCTGAGGAAAGCGAAACAGATTCTAGCTGTTCCACACCACTTCGTTTCAATGAGTCTTTCAGTGTGTCACAAGGTCTCTTGCAGCTGGATATCTTGCAAGATAAACTCAGGGAGTTGGAGGAAGAGAACCTTGCTCTCCGATCGAAG gccTGCCATCTGAAGACAGAAACCATTACGTATGAAGAGAAGGAACAGCAGTTAGTCAATGACTGTGTCAGAGAGCTCC GGCAAACAAATGCTCAAATTTCCAGAATAACAGAGGAATTGTCAGAGAAGAGTGAGGAGCTGGTTCGCTACCAGGAAGAGATTTCATCCCTTTTGTCTCAGATTGTTGATCTTCAGCATAAACTCAAAGAA CATGTGATTGAGAAGGAAGAGCTGAAACTTCACTTACAAGCTTCCAAAGATGCTCAGAGACAACTGACAGCAGAG ttacATGAGTTGCAAGATCGGAATGCAGAGTGTTTGGGGATGCTGCATGAATCTCAAGAAGAAGTGAAGTTGCTGCGCAGCAGAGCCAGCTCCGTTGCTTGTCTCTGCCACCCTCAG gaTTCCCTTGCAGCAGAAATTGAAGGGACAATGCGGAAAGAATTGAGTCAGGTTGATGAATCTCTCCTATCCAAGCAAAA gagtCAACAGAAACGAGTATTTGACACTGTCAGGGTTGCTAATGTTACTCGTGGCcgctcttcttcttttcctgctccATTACCAATCCCTGGATCTAATAGGTCAAGTGTTGTTATGACAGCAAAGCCTTTTCAGTCTGGCATACAGATGGAAAGCCATGCACAGATGATCcagaggagcagctctgagAAGAATTTGAA GGGCAGACATAAGCCTGGCCAGCCAGGAACTCCTGGAGACAATGACTTAgtcacagctctgcacagactCTCTCTCCGTCACCAGAACTATCTGAGTGAAAAACAGTTCTTCGAGGAGGAGTGGGAGCGCAAAATGCATTTGCTGACTAAGCAGAAGGAAGGGGCTAGTGGTTATAGTACACCAAcagaaagttgtttttccttGGGTACAAACTCAGAATTCACCGATCTCTCTGCCAGCTCCAGTAACCTCCGTGTCCTTCTACCAGAAAAACTGCAAATTGTCAAGCCCATCGAAG GATCTCAGACCCTGTTTCACTGGCAGCAGCTTGCTCGACCCAACCTAGGCACCATTCTTGACCCAAGACCAGGTGTTGTTACAAAAGGTTTTACCCCTCTGACCGATGATTCTGTGCACCGCATCTCTGACTTGGAGGAGGATGAcgaagaagaaggagaaggaggtaTAACATTTCAAGTGCAACAATCCTTCCTGGAGAAGAAGTCTGCAGAGGCAAAACCAGTGTCAGGGATTTTCCTGTCACCTATCACTTCAGTAGCAGTACCACTCACTG CCTTGAATCCTGGCAAGTGTCTGTCTTCAACAAATTCCACATTTACTTTTACTACTTGTAGAATCCTTCACCCGTCTGATGTCACCCAAGTTACTCCCAG ttctaCATCTGCCCCATTTTCACTTGGAAATAATGGCAAGAGCTTTGGAAACCATGTAGTGAGCACTCCAGCCATCTCTTACAGGCTTAGTATTGGAGAATTTCTCACCAACAGAGGAGATTCAACTACTACCCTCAGCAGTACCAGCAGTCTGGCTCAACTCTTGCAAGAGCGTGGCATCTCTGCCAAGGTTTATGATAGTCCCCTATTAGATAAACTGCCTCTGCTACAGCCCCCTCGTACAGTCCCCGTTCCTTCTACTCCACCAAATTCTCCTTCACGTTCACCTTGTCCTTCCCCTCCACCATTTGAGTCTCGAGTGCATCACTCAGAAAATTTCCTGGCTTCAAGACCAGCGGAAACATTCTTGCAGGAAATGTATGGCCTAAAGCCCTCCCGTAACGCTCCAGATGTAGGCCAGCTAAAGATGAACCTGGTGGACAGGCTGAAGAGGCTGGGTATTGCCAGGGTTGTCAAGCCCCCTGATACACAGGACCACAAGAAGAATCAGGGGGCAGAGGTTAGCTTGCGGAGGCCAGACTcggctgtgtttttaaattcagGTAGCAACTTAATGGCAGGACTGAGAAGAAACCAGAGTCTTCCAGCCATGATTGGAGCATTAGGAGCCCCAGTCTGCACACAGTCAACAAAAATGGATATCCTAAAAGAGGACTGA